The Fodinibius saliphilus genome segment TGGGCAAAATAGTGCGGCAGGTCACTATCCCTACCTATATTGGCCTTTTCCTAATATCTGCTGCCTTGGGTTATTTCGGCACAGACTTTCTGCCGACTTCTTCCATTGATGTAAATGGACAACCAGTTATGTTTAGTTGGTTACCCATTATTCTTGCCCTGTGGCTGGGAAAATTGTTCAATAATATCTTCGAACGTACTGTTACAGCTGTCAAAGTGACCTACTTCACTGTTTTTTATACCAAAATAACCCATCCCGACCGTATTCGAGAAGATATGCGCGAAGAGCTTACCGACTACCTCAAGCTGAAAGGAGTAAACGAAGTAGATAACCTGGAAGAACAGGATGTAGAACCTGCTACCACTCCTTAATACTAACCATAGGGGTAGTTTACTGGGAAAAAGATGACCAAAAAACAGGTTGTTATTTAGCCTTTGAAGCTAGATATTTAGACTCCATTTAAAAATGGAAATTCCAGTGTATAGTTCGTAACAGTTACACAGCTTCTGCACCATCTATACTCCTTTTAGAAACTGATTTAATGCGCCCGTAGCTCAACTGGATAGAGCGTCTGACTTCGGATCAGAAGGTTAGGAGTTCGAATCTTCTCGGGCGTACTGCTTCATAAGCCCCTGATTCTATTAGAGTTAGGGGCTTTTTTATTTGGTTATACTTTTCTCTTTTTCGGGACAATATTTTCTCAGGGACAACATCGGGACAACAGAATGTACTTTACCCTTTCTCTAAAATCCCCTAAGATGTTATTTGGCTAAATGGGAAATCATCATACGAAGAGTATCATCTAACGCACAACTCAAGGAGAAACGAAAATGAGTCGAGAAGAGCACCCCATGAATGGCAGTAACCAGGAGACCGCAACCTTTGACCGATCACGTGCACTACTGGATGCAGCAAATAGCATCAGAAAGGACTTACCACCTGAGAAGAAGAAAGACCTCGATCTGCTGATTCGGAATTATGGTTCCGGATTATCCGATACAGATTAAGCTTTCGGATACCTAAATAACACGCTCATAAAACCGGCATGATAGGATGCTCACGTCTTTCTACTCCAAGACATTGTTATTATTAGACTTACAAGAAACGTTTTTCGGGGTTTTTCTACCCTCAAAAATAGGCTAAAACATAAAATCAGTAATCAAGACAATTATATCAGATGCGACAATCAATAATCTATTTATCCCTCATTCTATTTCTATCCTCTTGTGGATCTGTCAGTCTAACAACTAAGCCAGGAGTCGAGATATCCCGGGACGCAACACTTACCATTGCTGCCAATGAAGATCAGACCGGCACAGTCGGACAGCTCAATCACCTACTATTAGAAAAGGGATTCAATATCATGTCCTACTCTACGGCCAAAAAAGCGATAAAAAAGAAACATGAAATTAGCGGCTCAGGATCAACGGTTAAAGTCGATTCTGAATCGTACTCCGTTAGTCAACTCAATTCTGTTTATGCCTTGGAGCTAAACTATAGATGGTCTTATGATGCTTTATCTGGGTATCGATATTTAAATTTCTCGGCTCGAATCATTGATTTAAATACTAAAGAGCTCGTTATGTCAGCAAGCTTTCGGGGAGATCGATCTGTACAACGCGTATTGGAAACCTTTACTACTAAGCTCTCTCAAGAGATAAGAACATAAATTCAACTATCAGCATCATGGATACTTTACAAAAGGGAATCATCACACTGGGAATTATCCTTATTCTGGCAAGCGGTCTGTTCCTTCCCTGGAATTATACTTTCAACACTAAGGGTAATAGCGAAGTAACAAAACCAGCAGGTTATCACTTAGCCATGGATCCACCCGAACCAGAAAGGAATCATCCCTATTATGGTGTTGAGGTTGATACTGAACGATTCTGGGCTCAGAGCTTTGTTATAATAATTTTCTTTGGAGGGCTTGCCTATATCTCTGGAAAAAGGACGGAAGAATAGATCCCAAGCAAGTAACCAGTCTACAAAAGAGTTGAACAGAAAAGACTGATCCAAATTTCGATTCTAAGCGGCTATCTTTTCACAACTATTATAACGGCGCGTCTCTAAGAAGTAGCGCGCGTTTCTCGTTGGTCGCTGAGCCACTGGCTACCATCTACGATCTGTCTCACCTCGTTAGTTAAGGCATCAACTCGAAAGATCGTATAGAGTGATGGGGTACGCGCCGAAAGAAAGAGAACTACAGCTGCTTTATTGGTTTCTTCTTTCAGAGTTTTTCCGACAATGTTATCTCGGATCTGATATTTGTAATTACTCATAAAAATATTATCTGTTTGATTTGAAAATTTAGTTGGAATGAAGAATTAGTTCTTGAATCCTTCCAGATCATCGGCTTGATCCCTTCCTGAAAGACCATCCTCTCCTGAGCCTTCTTGATTTCGCTGATCTATTTTGGATTCTTCATCCTGAAGTTTAGGTTCGTCGATCAGGTTCCTGGCATTGGCGCTGATGCTTTGTTTTAGAAGTTCAAGGACATAGGTTAGGGTACGTTTCTTTGCAAATCGTCTCAGCTCCATACGCTGCATTTCTTCTGCTGATACCGTTAGACGCTTATCAATTTCCCAAAGATGTGTTTTCCACTTTTGATACCATGCTTCGAGAATGAGATTATCGAAAGGTTGCTGATCATTCTGTGCAGCCAATCCGAAAATTTCTTCGTCTGATAAGTCCTTAAAGTTCGAAGGAAAATCTTCGCGCGTATATTTCTCTCTCTCGTTACTTCTATGATTCTCTTCTTTATGATTCTCTTTATAAGGAACGGAACTATTGTTCCGGTCGGTGGTGGAACTATAGTCCTGTGTGGGTGGAACCTTAGTTCCGGGGTGTGTGGAACTATTATTCCGGACACTTTGAGCATATTTATCATCTTGATCCATCCAACTATGCCGTAAGAACCTGTAGCTGTTTGGCCGCCTCTTACCTTTCTGCTGAACCTCAATCAGGTTAGCATCTATTAGCTCATTGAGATATTTTCGAATCATTCGGCTCGAGACTCCTAATTCTTTAGAAAGTGTCTCCTGCTTAGGAAATGCCTTTCCATTCTCCCCAGCATATTGAGATAACCTTCCATAACAAAGTTTAGCACCTTGGGAAATCTCCCTTCTTCTCATCAAAAAATTAGGTACTACACAGCCATTAAACTGCCTATAAGGTATTATGTATTTCGTGCTGCTCATTCCCTCATTATTTTAAAATTCGTTGATTGAGTAAATGCAGCACATCTTAGAATTCCGAGTACCTCCAAAAAGATATCTGGCCTATGTGTTACAGAATCGCAAAGTTTTGATAACCTGTTACCGGTCCCGACTGCTTTATCTGCTAAGTACATTTCTGTTTTCATTGATCGTAAACTTTGC includes the following:
- a CDS encoding helix-turn-helix domain-containing protein → MSSTKYIIPYRQFNGCVVPNFLMRRREISQGAKLCYGRLSQYAGENGKAFPKQETLSKELGVSSRMIRKYLNELIDANLIEVQQKGKRRPNSYRFLRHSWMDQDDKYAQSVRNNSSTHPGTKVPPTQDYSSTTDRNNSSVPYKENHKEENHRSNEREKYTREDFPSNFKDLSDEEIFGLAAQNDQQPFDNLILEAWYQKWKTHLWEIDKRLTVSAEEMQRMELRRFAKKRTLTYVLELLKQSISANARNLIDEPKLQDEESKIDQRNQEGSGEDGLSGRDQADDLEGFKN